A region from the Aricia agestis chromosome 12, ilAriAges1.1, whole genome shotgun sequence genome encodes:
- the LOC121732574 gene encoding protein chibby homolog 1 has protein sequence MPLFSSKFTPKTIPVRKQDTAVLKNEFGSEFASRELSIEVPPLKLKLGDFEVTFDEGQWIPASGKAGVAHKENIRLKKELEQLEEENNMLRLKFEILLDMMTDKTVEAEQDIQKAQSNSLKVKNKKNKL, from the exons ATGCCCCTATTTAGCAGTAaattcacgccaaaaactatcCCGGTAAGAAAACAAGATACAGCTGTTTTGAAAAACGAATTCGGAAGCGAATTTGCCTCGAGAGAGTTATCAATCGAAGTTCCACCTTTGAAACTGAAACTTGGCGATTTTGAAGTCACATTCGACGAAGGGCAATGGATCCCAG CTTCAGGAAAAGCCGGCGTAGCGCACAAAGAGAATATCCGACTGAAGAAAGAGCTAGAACAGTTGGAGGAAGAGAACAATATGTTGAGGCTGAAGTTCGAAATACTGTTGGACATGATGACCGACAAGACTGTAGAAGCGGAACAGGACATACAGAAGGCACAGAGCAACTCTTTGAAGGTtaagaataagaaaaataaattgtag